The nucleotide window ctctctctctctctctctctctctctctcacacgtTCCTAGAAGGAGATGACATCTCCCGTGGCATTTAATACGATGCTTTGCAAATGGTAGACTGAGAAAAATGATGGTGGTGACGCGCCTTGCACTTCTGCCCTCCTTAGTTCCTCTAAGTTTCTGCAATGTGCACAAGCTGGTCACAAATGTGCACTCCAGTGTTGTTAGGCACACTTCTAACCAATTTTTCATACATTGctttgtaagaaataaatgtttgacaACCCGAAGGTAGCAATATGGGCTCAGTACCAAAAAAGTCCGTTCTCTATTGCATAATCTACACAAGTGGGACAGTGATAAATCTGGATAGCCACTTAATGTCAGACACTTTATATACAAATACTTTGTCTCTTGATCTtgaccaaaatattaaaatgaacttgttatattccttttttttttttggtaagggaAAATCAACTGCAGGGAAGTCAGATATAACCAGTCAGTGCCACAACtgttctggctccagagcctatGTGGGCACTCTTTCAACTATGTCATGGTGCCTCAAATGAGCTTCTATGAACAAAAAGGGATTCCTGACAAATCCTTTGTTTTCGGATTAATTTCCTACATATAATATACCCTTGTGTTCTGCATGTTCCTAAAGTTAAAAGGAAACCATTTTTACAAAATGCTTCAGATTTGTGTATGTCTCTCAAGCAGATTTTTCTAGCATCTTGTGACCAACCTTCAACTTACAAGAACACTTACTATTTGTTGGgcattatctattgtttgatgtGTTATTATTTAATCCTAACGAAAATCCTATGAGATGGGTACTCACATAcattatagataagaaaacaagcatAGAGAAGGTTTCTTATCCAAGGATATATGAGTGACATGAGATCAGCAGAAGTAGGATTCGAATTCACGCCTGAATCAAGAGGTCACCGTCTTAACTGTAATTGTCCCTCAGCCATGCACTCCAATAGTCCCCCATTTTACTCTAGGCCTGGCGGCAGAAACAATGTGGAAATCACACACTCAAACTTCTCACTTCTTAAATATTATCACCCACATGAGCTATCAATTTTTGAAGCTGGATGAGAGTGACATGGgagttcattatactattctACCTACTTATCTTTGAAATTCTCTTaataaaaggtttaaaataaattaggGCCCAGAACAGCAGTTTTAccaacttctctttttctttttctaaagaagtCTCATCAATAAAAGCTCTCAACTAAAACATGGATTTTGTGAAAGACTAACCAACCTATGCTATATAGTACATTAGACAATTCTCTACTTCTAACAACAAAGAACCAATAGGGCTTTATTTAGCAGGGATTATCACATGGGAATAGGCTGCTAATCAAAGCTTATATGCTTATGTTAGAGAAAATAACTTCTATGCTAAGAAAAGTTGTTTTTGCCGTGCAAGTACCTAAAGGACTCCAAAGTGTCCAATCACCATAGGTGATTTCCCATACGAGTTACATTCTTCAGTATCTCCCCTCATCATAGGATTCAATAAAGATTTCTagtgagctctggctggtatggctctggactgagcatcggcctgcaaactgagaggGTGCCAttcgatttccggtcagggcatatacctggatTGTGGACCATCCAGGGGGTGGgacaggcaaccaatcgatatttcccttcccctctccctaaaatttttttttaaaaattgaaaattaaaaaagaattagaaaagatttcaagtgagaaaaaaaatgaggcagaaaTACCACTTTTCCAAGTGTTTTCCATATTAGGGAAAAATTCACtaaattatcttttcaaaaacatcCACTGGGTTCCCATGATCAGCAGAATAAAGGTCAGACACCTGAACTTAGTGTTCAAGGTCTAAGCCCCATTCCACCTATGCACATTAACCTGCAAAAACATCAGAAATCTCTGCTTAAGAGGGAACTGCAGTTGCTGCCTGCTGAAAGTCTGTCTTGACTTCAGGTCTTCGAGTTCTTTTCTAAAatgccttcccctctcctctacTGACACAGCAACAGTACACTGTTTAGGGCAGTGGTTCCTCACCCTTTTTTCCTTCGATCTAATAACCTtatgaaaatcaaatgaaaaaactaTGGACCTGCTTCCCGTACAAATACACATACGAAACTGCATATCATCTCAGGCATTCACAGATCTCCTTTGAAGCCATGGAACTCAGTTAAAAACTTCTGTATGGGGCCATGGCGGCAGATATACTATCTGCAGGAGGCCTGCTATGTGCTGCCTTCCCTAAGTTTGTAAACtttgagacagacagagacagagacagagacagagacagagagatagattATCTTTAGTTTAGAGAGGGTAGGAAATGAGGAATGGCTCTGGAAAAGGTAGAGACTGAGCCGAGCCCTGAAGAACAGACAGGATGTGTATGTGCAGAACTTTAGAATGGCATTTCAGCAGGAATGTGAGAGAGCAGAGAAGTGCACTGATGTAAACAAACCAGCTGGCATGAGAGTTCTCTTATCACTAACTGTGAGCGCAGAGTGTTTAGCCCATTGTATTATCTTTTGATGGATCTACTGGACTTCTCCCACTAAGCACCTAGCCCTGGACCACATTCACTGTAAAACCCACTCGTTGactgaataaatgttaaaaggCAAAATGATAGGTGGTTGGATCAGAGAAAGTGTGTGATGTCTCAAGATGTTAAAGActtgtttcaaaattttcagaAGTGTTTAagatctttattaaatattaaccaacatgttaaaatatattatccAAATCTTTTCATTTAGAGCAGTTCCTGTCAGGACCGTTGTCAATACTGTTACCTTATAGTTTCTACAATTATTTACACTTAACAAAACTGCTCTACCTTAAAATTGTCTACAGTCAACACTCCCAAAATTCATATTAATCTCATTGTAGCTCATGTGaattaatatatttagaaagtaatttttaagtgtttgtaaaaatatataatatgcttAGGAGAATACATGAATACATGAGAACAATTTATAAGATTTGCTCGAGGTAAACTTTGCATTTCTATTTTGACAAAGCAATTTATTGTAAATGAGATCTATATCTTGATTATAATTATCAGAATTTGAAACAATCAATGAGCCTCTGGAATTCATACACGTGGAAAAACAAAGCATCAAATTATTTTGAGAAGAACTACTGAAGGCAAAAGTCCTTCATCcatcatataaaaatgaaaacacactgcCAGAAACAGAACACCTTCCTATCAATACATCCCACCAGATCACTTACCGTTGGAATTGGCGTGGTGCAGCTGACCCTTCGGAGCCGTCTCTGCATCAGGTCGTGCTCCATACTGTTAACTTCAGCCTTCAATCGCTCTAGCTCCTCTTTCTCAAGTTTCAATTGCTTTGCTAACCTCTCCATCCTTGCTCGCTGATGTAACAGCAAGGCTATAGCATTACAGATAAAGTCATTGCAGAGAATAACATTGAACGAGTGACCAGGAAATTTCTATATGCATTGCTAATGTATAAAATACCCATAAGAAACCCTGTCATTCAACTTGAGCTATTCTGCCTCCATATCCGTTTTAACTTAGCTCGTGACTGTTGCCAAAATGACGTCATCTATATGTCCCTCTTGTTGTGCCATCTTTAGTTTCCCTAACATTCTCCTTaactgtgcctttttaaaaacaggttcaATACCGGGCATACTGAATTATAATCGATTACTTTTCTTATATACTAAAAGAACACTAAACTCTCAGATGTCTTGAAACATCTCTATTCTCCTCTATATTTAGttagatctatttttaatctAACAATGTTCTTCATTACCAACCCAACttcttgtaaatatatattacttgTAACTATCATTGCATCCTTCAAGCCATCCTCTCTGAGACAAGATTCAAATACTTTTACCTTGGTGAACTTTAGCCTACTCTCTATGCATCTCTTCTTCCCACTCTGTAGTTTGTATTTATGACAGTATCAATTTCACTGATCTATATTTTTTTCCCAGTGACTGTTCTTCCTAAAAAAATCGTCAATATAGGTCACTATTACATGcctacattttcatattttaaaagaaactctgGGAATGATTCTCAAGCACTATGCCCTGTTCTTAATTAATAGCAATGCTATCGgccaatatttaataaatactactACTAAACATTTAATCGAAACTAAATAGCTAATGTAAATGATTTCACTCTGAACAGGAAACTGCCATCCCACCACAAAGATTACATTTCATAAAAGGGATTTAATTACCTTGGGTATAGGCATAATCATCTGATCCAGAACTAGAACTCCTGTGATATTTatggcttcccttttctcccccagaGCCTGGTATCACCGAAATGGGCTGAATAGGTTCTGGGGCTGCAGAATGTTCTTCTTGGTCCactaaatttaaaagattttcagTCGCTGCTCGGCCTACAGTAATTTTGAAGACTGTAGTTGGGTTTGGCATCACCCGAGGAGATGGTGATGGAGCGCATGAAGGTCCAGGTGGCtgtgtatatgtaatatacacaGGGTTAACACCAAATGGAGGTTTTGGTTGACAGGCTATCCCTCTGGAAGGAGAACTAGAAGGTGGAGTGGTGGCTGTGTACAGTGAGTGCTGATTCCGTGGAGACGGCTGGTTACCGATAGGTGAAGTACTCCTTTGAGAGGGTTCAACTGTAATTTCTATCTTCTTCATGGATCCTTTGGGTAAGCTAGATGGTGTGTATGGGAGATAAGCTACTGAATGGTTCCCCTGTTTGTGATAGCTAGGAGGTCCTTGTTGGTATAGATGGGGTGGAGTAGTTGAAGGACTAGGTGGCATGAAGACATGGGAACTCGGGTGACCCAACTGGGGAGGCTGCACTTGATGCTGTGGAGAGCTGAAGGGTGAAGTACACTGAGAAGGAGGTGGCGAGTGGTAAGTAGGCTGAGGAATCTGTTGCTGTTTGGGAGAATACTGAGAAGGCTGATGATAGTTCTGTTGATGTGGATAAACAGGCAAAGGACGTTGGCTATAATGAGGCACTGGGCCCTGTGGTGAAGGCTGCCAGGGCGTACTTTGAGGAGTTTGTCTTCCTGATGAGCTCTGAGATGTCTGTCTAATATAAATAGAACCAGGAGACCCATAGAGATTGCTTGGAATTTGTGGAAGAATTTGTAAAGCTCTTGGTACAGTCTGTCCAGAAGGGAGGTTTTGGGATACTGTAACAGTAATTGGATTTGTACTATACCGAGGTATGTGCATGTAtgaaggaggtggtggtggtgaaggccCTTGCATAGCGGATGGGTTCATTCCTGTTTGCATGGAGGATGGCTGTTGAGGTGGCTGTGAAGGAGTAGCTGCACTTCTGTTCTGTTCATTCATAAAAAATGGATTGTAGTTGGGAGGAGCAGCCACAAGAGCTGGAGCCGAGTGTGGCTCCTGAACTAAACAGATCAGCTGTTTACCTGCCGCATGCTGTGGATCAATATGTCCATCACTTGAGCTATGTACCAGTGTTCGACCACCATTAAGTTGGGCTCCGTCTCCTGGGTGGTAGCTACCAGGAGAATGGATGCCCAAGTTAATATGCAAAAGGCGATTTCTATTCATCCTGTTGTCATCTGGACTATGGTATTCCATATATAAGTATTTGCTACTCTCCTGGGAAAGGGCTCGGCAACAGGCTTCAAGATTGTTGTTATTCTAGGGGAGAAAAATGGTAAAAGTAACATTGGCAAGATTAACAAATCCTAATAGTGGAAGGCAAGCTTTTGCCAGAGAGTTATGCATGTATGACTGTCACAGAATAAGCAGAGAACAATATTTTAAGCACAAAAAGCTTCATGGTCATCTATCCTGAAAAAAGGAGATCTCAAACAATTCATACTATTTTACAGACATTTAGATCACATAACTAGTACTACCGCTACTGCTACTGCTACAGAAATATAAAGTACCTACTAATGAACACTGTGACTCAAGCCCAACTTTTCTGACTCCAAATCCAGGACTCATTTTATACTTGCTGCAtctcaacaaattaaaatgttGGGCTAATCTTGGATTCACCATAATTGCTGCAATATACAAGTATAAGTAATAGCCATCATTAATATTTAAACTGATAAACATGGAAATAATCATGCTTTAGTTTTCTAAAGGCACTGAAAccacaaagggagaaaaaaattgtagtAAAATTTCTAGAGtcgaataacaataaaaattctaaagCGGCTTCACTTTTCTTTTAGCCAGTGTTATGCCTGTATCGTATGAAAGGTTAGGCTGAACGAAAAAGTAAGTTAACAAAAAAAGTCCACTTTTGAACTATGGCTCTGCAACTTCATCAAAGTTATGATGATTTAACATGAAACCAGGTCTTGACTGACTTCATTCCTTACATTCCTACAGTCTCAAGTTTTCACCCAATGAAAGGTAGTTTGGTATATTTTCAAGATCATTTAAGGATTTGAATTTTTTGAGTTATACACACACGTGCAAAGATGGCAATAGCAAACATGTCAGATGTTCCAATTGACAGTAATGAAACTCTTAACAAGTTCCctctttttagaattttaaaatacaaggtAAATTTCCCACGAATACAAAATTTAGAACTATTTTATTAGCCCAAAACACTGTTATTCATTGCCTTTGAAAATCTATTAATACTTCTCAATTATCATCACCTTCTCTGTAATTCATAGATATTACACACAAATGTGAACATACATACCTATTACCATGTATTTATTGtaagaaaaagtatattttatacaaaaattaaaaaaaaaaaaccctatactTCTGCAGAGAACCAAGTAAACTTAAACCTAAGACAGGACATACAGGGCTGCAATTTCAGAGCTGGGAGAACTCactcacagatgaggaaagggaTGCCTGGGGAGGAGCTGCGTCAAGCACTAAACTAGTTTACTGGGGAGCCAGG belongs to Phyllostomus discolor isolate MPI-MPIP mPhyDis1 chromosome X, mPhyDis1.pri.v3, whole genome shotgun sequence and includes:
- the TAB3 gene encoding TGF-beta-activated kinase 1 and MAP3K7-binding protein 3 isoform X1, producing MVNPRLAQHFNLLRCSKYKMSPGFGVRKVGLESQCSLNNNNLEACCRALSQESSKYLYMEYHSPDDNRMNRNRLLHINLGIHSPGSYHPGDGAQLNGGRTLVHSSSDGHIDPQHAAGKQLICLVQEPHSAPALVAAPPNYNPFFMNEQNRSAATPSQPPQQPSSMQTGMNPSAMQGPSPPPPPSYMHIPRYSTNPITVTVSQNLPSGQTVPRALQILPQIPSNLYGSPGSIYIRQTSQSSSGRQTPQSTPWQPSPQGPVPHYSQRPLPVYPHQQNYHQPSQYSPKQQQIPQPTYHSPPPSQCTSPFSSPQHQVQPPQLGHPSSHVFMPPSPSTTPPHLYQQGPPSYHKQGNHSVAYLPYTPSSLPKGSMKKIEITVEPSQRSTSPIGNQPSPRNQHSLYTATTPPSSSPSRGIACQPKPPFGVNPVYITYTQPPGPSCAPSPSPRVMPNPTTVFKITVGRAATENLLNLVDQEEHSAAPEPIQPISVIPGSGGEKGSHKYHRSSSSGSDDYAYTQALLLHQRARMERLAKQLKLEKEELERLKAEVNSMEHDLMQRRLRRVSCTTPIPTPEEMTRLRSMNRQLQINVDCTLKEVDLLQSRGNFDPKAMNNFYDNIQPGPVVPPKPSKKDSSDPCTIERKARRISVTSKVQADVHDTQAAAADEHLPGSILSSRIQSRDEDYEGAPWNCDSCTFLNHPALNRCEQCEMPRYT
- the TAB3 gene encoding TGF-beta-activated kinase 1 and MAP3K7-binding protein 3 isoform X2, with amino-acid sequence MAQSSPQLDMQVLLDLRQRFPEIPEGVVSQCMLQNNNNLEACCRALSQESSKYLYMEYHSPDDNRMNRNRLLHINLGIHSPGSYHPGDGAQLNGGRTLVHSSSDGHIDPQHAAGKQLICLVQEPHSAPALVAAPPNYNPFFMNEQNRSAATPSQPPQQPSSMQTGMNPSAMQGPSPPPPPSYMHIPRYSTNPITVTVSQNLPSGQTVPRALQILPQIPSNLYGSPGSIYIRQTSQSSSGRQTPQSTPWQPSPQGPVPHYSQRPLPVYPHQQNYHQPSQYSPKQQQIPQPTYHSPPPSQCTSPFSSPQHQVQPPQLGHPSSHVFMPPSPSTTPPHLYQQGPPSYHKQGNHSVAYLPYTPSSLPKGSMKKIEITVEPSQRSTSPIGNQPSPRNQHSLYTATTPPSSSPSRGIACQPKPPFGVNPVYITYTQPPGPSCAPSPSPRVMPNPTTVFKITVGRAATENLLNLVDQEEHSAAPEPIQPISVIPGSGGEKGSHKYHRSSSSGSDDYAYTQALLLHQRARMERLAKQLKLEKEELERLKAEVNSMEHDLMQRRLRRVSCTTPIPTPEEMTRLRSMNRQLQINVDCTLKEVDLLQSRGNFDPKAMNNFYDNIQPGPVVPPKPSKKDSSDPCTIERKARRISVTSKVQADVHDTQAAAADEHLPGSILSSRIQSRDEDYEGAPWNCDSCTFLNHPALNRCEQCEMPRYT